From a region of the Leishmania major strain Friedlin complete genome, chromosome 32 genome:
- the PMI gene encoding phosphomannose isomerase: MSELVKLEAGHQDYAWGKDAASSFVAKMKGLTNDKSGKMFAELWVGTHPNCPSKIADGNAQLLEDFLKQPENKKTYFSEAHQATIFRDTVPYLLKILSIRTALSIQAHPCKKLAEELHAARPDKYKDPNHKPELICALTSFEALCCFRPLGAIIAYLKRIPELAELVGADAVLGQYMMAPESALPAADSDEEKQSLKAMMTNVYAASDDIVAKTLRLHLQRIEETGAQCAEDELFARIYRQYPDDVGCWMVYFLNYVQMVPGEALFLSDSEPHAYISGDGVEIMACSDNVVRAGLTPKWKDVPTLISMLKYDTTGLASASHERKSNEDAAQWQVQYYRPPAQFPDFSLYRLQYEHASGNGTTSVTLPTIGLGFCLEGSAKVNGTTVNAGDCFAVPYGKLTCQAEGAKALVFVASTNDLSDR; this comes from the coding sequence aTGTCTGAGCTCGTAAAGCTTGAGGCGGGCCATCAGGACTATGCCTGGGGCAAGGATGCCGCGTCCAGCTTCGTGGCAAAGATGAAGGGCTTGACGAACGACAAGTCCGGCAAGATGTTTGCGGAGTTGTGGGTAGGCACGCACCCCAACTGCCCGTCCAAGATTGCCGATGgcaacgcgcagctgctcgaggacTTCCTGAAGCAGCCAGAGAACAAGAAGACGTACTTTTCGGAAGCTCACCAGGCCACGATCTTCCGTGACACAGTGCCCTACCTGCTGAAGATTCTGTCGATTCGCACGGCGCTGTCCATCCAGGCGCACCCGTGCAAGAAGCttgccgaggagctgcacgcaGCGAGGCCAGATAAGTACAAGGACCCGAACCACAAGCCAGAGCTCATTTGCGCCTTGACCTCCTTTGAGGCACTCTGCTGCTTCCGACCGCTCGGCGCCATCATCGCGTATCTGAAGCGCATTCCGGAGCTGGCAGAGCTTGTGGGCGCCGACGCGGTGCTGGGCCAGTACATGATGGCGCCGGAGAGCGCGCTGCCTGCAgcggacagcgacgaggagaagCAGTCGCTGAAGGCGATGATGACGAACGTGTACGCTGCCTCGGACGACATCGTCGCGAAGACGCTGCGCCTGCACCTCCAGCGCATCGAGGAGACGGGTGCGCAGTgcgccgaggacgagctCTTTGCTCGCATTTACAGGCAGTACCCGGATGATGTCGGCTGCTGGATGGTTTACTTCCTCAATTACGTACAGATGGTGCCCGGTGAGGCTCTCTTCCTATCGGACAGCGAGCCACACGCGTATATCAGTGGCGACGGTGTCGAGATCATGGCATGCAGCGACAACGTCGTGCGTGCTGGACTCACACCGAAGTGGAAGGATGTGCCGACGCTCATAAGCATGCTGAAGTACGACACGACCGGGCTTGCGTCTGCCTCTCACGAGAGGAAGAGCAACGAGGACGCGGCGCAGTGGCAGGTGCAGTATTACCGGCCACCGGCACAGTTCCCGGACTTTTCGCTGTACCGCTTGCAGTACGAGCACGCTTCTGGCAACGGGACGACCTCCGTGACCTTACCGACAATAGGCCTTGGCTTCTGCTTGGAGGGGTCTGCCAAGGTGAACGGGACGACGGTGAACGCCGGCGACTGCTTTGCGGTGCCGTACGGCAAGCTGACGTGCCAAGCTGAGGGAGCGAAGGCGCTTGTGTTTGTTGCGTCGACCAACGACTTGAGCGACAGGTAG
- the CPC2 gene encoding putative chromosomal passenger protein — protein MSSYRSDVDPFKEIRVLPREAAQLRHHLSRINHALQTKYFVAAELSELALQPDRSDEFLALYKAEIYRVVAKLNMNAKKQYTVTVDPLRLTTGFEFKRGADRKDNLGTAVTAATVEGLTSPDVHAKWTASLVETSRLLAQQHAINPNCQALSSALQSTPSSQQTQGLNGGGGAAAVGSDVIGDASTCAIDSDVRKANKESFLFSTPPEFAGFAPSGASPGAP, from the coding sequence AAGGAGATTCGCGTCCTTCCGCGCGAGGCGGCTCAACTACGCCACCATCTCAGTCGCATCAACCACGCATTGCAGACCAAGTACTttgtggcggcggagctgtcggagctggcgctgcaaCCGGACAGGTCGGATGAGTTCCTTGCCCTCTACAAGGCGGAGATCTACCGCGTGGTGGCGAAGCTCAACATGAACGCGAAGAAGCAGTACACCGTGACGGTGGACCCGCTGCGGCTGACGACTGGGTTCGAGTTCAAGCGCGGTGCGGACCGAAAGGACAATCTCGGGACAGCCGTCACTGCAGCAACTGTTGAGGGGTTGACATCCCCCGACGTGCATGCAAAGTGGACTGCATCTCTCGTGGAGACAAGCAGGCTGCTcgcccagcagcacgccaTCAACCCCAACTGTCAGGCCCTCTCGAGCGCATTACAGTCCACCCCGTCGTCGCAGCAAACGCAGGGCTTGaacggaggtggtggcgcggcagctgtgggCAGTGATGTCATCGGCGATGCCTCCACCTGTGCCATTGACTCCGATGTGCGCAAAGCCAACAAAGAGAGCTTCTTGTTTAGCACCCCACCAGAGTTTGCAGGCTTTGCCCCCTCAGGCGCCTCACCTGGCGCGCCATAA